GCACAAATCCAATCAAGGAAGaagtgatgacgacattgtaGATCGCGAACTTGGCCCTTGTTGCACTCCCAGCTCCAAGCTCATTTGCCACCCGCACCCTGAAGATGCATTGCATTAACATCAAGATTGTAGGAAGAAGAAcaaaatttatgaataaaaATTTAAAGATAAAGTAATTACCCTGTTGCAGCCAGGAAGCCGAGAGAAATCATCATCTCCCAACCGTTGATGTTGAGGCTGCACAGTTCACAAATAGATACCACACTGCTTAGTTATGCCGTTTGTGATCACAAAAGGAACATCATGATAAGCACAATGACATGCAGCTACTATTCTGGTAGTTAACACCAATTACGAGTGGAGAGACCAGAGTATATCTGTGTATGGAAGAAGTATGAATAACAACTACTGAATGGAGCTAGCATAGAGTAATCTGTATATTACCATATTGAAAGGGCATCAAGTGCAATTTCTGCATTCTTCATATACCCTGTGAGGAGCACCAATATGGTGTAGTACCACAATTCCAAACTGAAAGGCCAAGCAGATCAATGaatatctatttttttccaTTCTGAAACTGCATTATATTATGCATATTGAACCATAAATATGCTGCTTAATTACCAGAGCATGACACCAGAAGACAGCGAGAGCTTGATGATGGAACCGAGGTCAGTGAGAGCAGCAGATGAGAACCCGGTCCACGTGAGAGGGCAACCACCGCAGAAGACAAAGGCAAGCTGCCCAAACACGGGTATCCACATGGCGATGACCATGGAGCCCATGACCCCAGCAAGGCCGAGCTTGAATTTGACGGTCAGGAGCCATGACAGGGCGAGGTGTAGGCCGAGGTTGAGCATGGCGAGGTAGGTGATGATCATGTTCTTGCTCTGTGCCTGGAGGTACATCTGGAGCGTGAAGGACCAGACGTAGGAGAGCATGACGGGGATGTACCAGAGCGAGATGACGCCAGCCACCGCGGAGATCTTGGGGTCCTGGCCCAGGGCGACGAGCAGCGGCTCGGTGAAGAGGTAGACGGGGAGCAGGGCGACGGCACTGGCGAAGAGGATGATCCAGGAGCGCTGCAGGTAGATGCCCAGCATGTGGTACTGCTTGGCGCCGTAGGACTGGCCGCACAGCGTCTCCAGCGCGCTCGCCATGCCCAGCTGAGGTAACGTCCATGAAATTTAAGCTTCAAGGTGTTACATTGGTTGGCATATACAGTTAGATAGCCTAATGTTTTCAGCTGTTAATAATGCTTTTACAGGTTGCTTTCGGCTTGTAGGCGACGACGCCAGGCCACCAGGGCAGACGTTGTTCATCTTGCGTCGCAAAAGAAAGTGTTTGTGCCAGTCAAGAATGAAAGTATAGCAATCAACGGATTGGAGTTGTCCATGCATTTTCTACCATGACTCTGGACACTGACTTCACAATCggatgatgaattgatgatggTCACTGCTGATTGAAGCCTGACGCCTCGCTATTTCGTTGACCAAGAATGAGAAAGAAGAGAGCAACTGGAACACGAGCGTATTGATGATGGCCGTCTCTTTTGCACTGGACGCGCAGAAACTTTCCAAATCTAGAAATCTGATCGACAGGTGGCCTACTGGAATCGGTGCCTGACTCTTTACTCGAATTTAATTGTGGACCCAAAATGCAGATGAAGAGCTTAAAATCGATGGTATCTCGAGCGTGTATGGGCCACAAAACGGCTTGGTTCAAACTTGATGAAAAATTGAATGCTGCTACGGTTGGTACACGAGAAATACTACTCCAGTTTGTAGGTTAGACATGAATACGATGCTCCTCTGATTGATTGTGTCACGTCACTCTCACTCTCTATGGGGCCAGTTTTTGCCAAGAAAAAGTTTGTCCTGGTACTCTCTGGTCCTTGTCAATATGCACTGTGTTATGAATGAAAACGCAGGCAAAAGGAGGCAAACAGAGGACATGCCTTGGTTTAGTAGACTTGAAACTAGGGGTGTTGCAAGAGGTCGTTGTTTTGCAGTAATTTTGGCCTAGATAGTGCTATCTTTTGTGTACCCCTATCTAGTCTAGATAGCAAAACTTCAGTATCATATCTCCTAAGAGTAGGCGTGCTGACACTGCCAGTCGTTTTGCCGTAGGCAGCGGTTTTTATCCTATTGCGACCTTTTACCTGCCCCTGGTAAAATTTGGTTTCTTTTCTCATGGCAAGGGAGTTATATTGCGGGTACAATTTGGCAGATGCACGAACGAGATGAGGTTAGCGCAAGGTGGATTAATTATATTGTGATGAAACAGCAAATAAATATTGCATACAGAGGAATGGTTAGATTACTGACGAGGATGCCGTTGCTGAATCGCAtgaggacggtggagacgagggCGTAGGCTGCGAGCTCGGTGGCGCCGATGTGTCCGATGAAGGCCTGGCTGATGACGGTGACGCCGaaggaggagaagcgggtgAAGATGGAGGGCCCCGCCACCACCCAAAGCTTCTTGTTCTCCACCCACGCCCGGCGCCCCAGCGGCAAGCGCgcgtcgtcttcttcctccgcctcccgcgcctTGCTGATGCCTCCATGGTGGTGGTCGAGCAGGGGCACCTTGTTCGCCTCCTCTCCCCTGCTGCTATCAGTAGCCTGCTTGTCCTCCATATCGTACGTCGCGGCACACACACAGAACAGAACGCAGGCGTATATATTATGGGAACTGGGCGAGGATCGTCGGTAGCTGACGAGGACGAGATTGCCCCTTGTAGCACGGCCTTAACAGCGCTGCCCAAGAGGGTACCATGGGTATTATTGTGAGTTGGGTGGCCGCTTGATCTTGTGGCCGCGATTGAAGCACGTACTATATAATacaagtagtagtagtagtacagCTGGTTCTGTTGGTGGCTTCATGGCTTGCTGCATGCCTTGCATAGTTGCGGCGCAgggcagtgccacgtaggagtAGCATAGTAGCAGGTGCGGCCGGGGTCCATCCATCAATCGGCCATGCCGTATGTTTTGTCTTTTCATTTGTGCATGCAAGGATGGATGGAGCTCGAACGACGTACGTCGATCGCAACAGCATGCAGAGGCAGCAGCTAGCCCATGCATGAATGAATGCTGCTGATCCCATGGTCAGTGAGCGCACACGATCCACGCCCTGACACCTTACCTTATCGTCAGCCCTATGTTTGCGTTGCATTTATTGCTTGGCGTCGTCAACCTGACATAGGGCGTCATACATTTATAGCTCCGATCCTGCATGCGGCTGGCGTTAATTTCCAAAGTGAAGCTCCAGCGGCGGCCACGCATCTCCATCCATTATCAGCCACccagatgcatgcatgcatggttgcaTAATAGCAAGCTTTACTATTTGACAGACGCTTTTAATTAATCAGAATATATATCATGATATATAATACTACGTGCTAGCTGCCTGCAGATCGGGTCGGACGAGCAAGATGATAGATCGATGCACGtgatacatacatacacacatacatacataaATGCTTGCATGCCGAATCCAGATCGGTGTACGTGCTTCAGCACCTCTAATAAAAGGGAAATAAAACTAATAAAGCTGCCTCCTTGTCGACAAATAAATCGATGAGGATGGAGCAGCTAGCAAGCGGCCGGCCCCTCAAACGCCAAAAAGATTATTCCATACCTCTCTCTACTGCATGCATGTCTTGATCGTATCCTCCGTAGCACCTCTTCTCTTACTTTGCCCATGCTTCGACACCTTCATAACTCGACTGTAATAATCTAACGCACAGTATTTGTGGTATGGATGGCATGTGCACTGTCTCTTCATGAGCTCGTTAAACGAGGGCTTGTCATGCTTCTTGCCGCCATCTTTCTTGGACGACTGCGAGATTGCCACAACAGTATTGCCTGGCTTGCGCTCATGGTTCtgacttcccgagtagttatttcggttgacattgttggggcgatcactgtggttcttgtcgttgcattgGCCGTTGTTCGGATTGTTAttgttctggcccttgttgcgattggactcgaacctttcgatctccctatcttcttcatctgcccacatctgtgccatgatcttgagagatttgacatcagcggggcgTCTTCTGACAAAGTCTTGAAACATCCGGCGGTCGTGGAGGCCGTTCTGAAAGCAGTCAAAGACGTCACGCTCCATGACAACCACGATTGTGGCCGTTCTAAAAGCAGTGAAAGACGTCATGCTCCGTGACATCCGCAAGGTCTAGTCTTCTTGTTGCTTGACCTGAGACAAATCGATCTTATTGCCAGGACGCTGTATTGCCCCtatgtagttgttggtgaacgccaccttgaggtccttccacgagttgatggagttcttgtccaaCGATTCAAGCCATGTAagtggcgccgcctccatgcagatggggaagtagacgACTTTGGTGCCGTCGTTTCCCCCAACTGATTGTACTAACACTGATTAGCACCGGAGCTATTGGATTGGATCTttcttgccatcgtacttggtgatgcccagagatttaaaatttttggatagagttgtcctcctcacacgtctAAAGAAGGTGGGGAATCCATCAGTATCATCCCCTGGGTGTTCGATTTCTTGCTCGCGCTTGCGACGCCATCCATCGATGATGGTACGATCATTGTGGCTGGCGTTGATCTTATCATGAAGGTCTCCTATTGGGCATTCAGGCTATGAGgtagccccacggtggccacagcctcccgaggATCCTGCCtgactaccttcagctccagcttggcttggtctggcgccccCGAGTTGACTTGGTGTggacggagggcctctatggctgctgccatgttgactttcGCTGGGATGCGGAGCATTGGACTGACTGTATTGGATTTTGCTGATCAAGTTGTTCGTACGCGAGTTCCGCCAGTTCAGCTAACTGTCTAGTGTACCTTGTCTGCCAATTCATGGGAGTGCGGCAGTTGATGTTTTTTGCATGATTCTTGGCAgacactgatgatgatgatgatgatatataatgatacaatatattttttttccgaaaCATGTTATAGACCTATAAATATATGCACGTAATTCTACCTCTATAATCAATTTCGAGTGACTGATCGAGCTGGCTCATCCTAAAGAAGTCAGCTATCAACGGGCAGATTGCCTACCAAAGCTGAGCTACGCTGAATTCTCTGCATGTTGCCATGTAGCTTCTTTGATAATTAGATACTTTGATAATTAGCTCAATTATATTCCGTCGCGGGTCTCCCCTCAACAATGCATGTTAATTAGATAGTGCGCCGAGATGCACGGAGCCTCCTCCTGATCCTCTTATTCTTTTGCTGATTGATACGTGTGTGTGTCCCGCTTTCTCTCTTGACATATGAAAGCTACCGCCACAACGAAGAAAGCAACTTCGTGAGAGCGCCCCCATCTTCAGCTGTGATTGACAATTAATGGAGCTACATGCAGGCGTCGTACACAAGAAAAGAATGGAATCATAGCAGCCGGAGGGGCGTCACACATTGTTGACGCCACTTAGCTTAGCTTCCAGCTGCCAGCTGCTGCAGAGACATGGGACTGCAGAtgctcatcatcgtcatcacGTCGGAGTCGCCGGAGCCCGAAccagtcgccggcggcggcgagctccaggaccagttggcGACGAGGGCGGCCACGGCGTCCGTGGGGGTGTAGAGATCCCACCACACGCGCCGCTCCGGCGCGCCGCACGCCATCTCCTTGCTCAGGCAACCCACCGTCGCCTTGAACGGGCCCACCCCGCAGCACGCCTCCCACGTCTCATCCAACCCTATATGTTTTTTTGTGTGCGCACATCAGCGGTAACAGTTACCACAATGGTTAGAAATTCCATTCTAGCTATTTCTTCTTCAGATAAACCGTCATCACCAAATTCTACACGCAACAACAAACAAGGCACACAAAAAAAAGGCGGCATGCTCTTTTTCCTGGCTAATTGTAGGAAAAAGGGACCAACGCAAGAAATCATGAAAATTCAAACAGTCCTGGTACCTGGACAGTGGACAGTCCAAATGTTGCCAACAGATCAGAAAGCTGAAGGAAGACCTGAATATGCTGAGAGAACTGGAGGAGTGTGGGTTTGGATAATGCAATGCGTTTCTTTTTGTCATTTATCCTCTGATGATGTGGGTTGGTTTCAAGTATGATATGAACTGCAGGTGCACtgagacatgcatgcatgcttcctCGAATTCAGGACTGCTAACTCGCAATTTTGGGACTGATACCTACCTCATCGCAGAATGCTAAAGTCGCTTCTACTAAATCTATGATCAGCCACCTTGACATCTGACCGTTGTTCTGCACAGCAGGTTAGTTGTGCGGAGCGCAATATAGTGCATGCTCATGACGCAGAATATGCAACTCAGTGATCTAGAAAGTTTTTCAGTATTCGATTTGCACTCAATTCGAATTGTTCACTGAACTAAGTGGAAGAAAAGAATAGCCGAAAGTGGAAGCATCTCATCCTTACCGTATCTGCGGGGATTGGAGATGATCTCCATCATCCCCTTGTACACGTCGCAGAACACGACGTCGGCGCCAGGCAGCTGCGGCCGCAGGTCGTCCAGCCTCGCCGCGAGCCTGGCGTTGTACCCCTCGATCAGCTCGTTCGCCTCCTCCACGcaccctcgcccgccgcccgcctcccacATGACGCGCGGCGCGCACCCCAGCGGCGCCACCCCTATCACCGCCACCCTCCTCACCTCCGCCTCGTACAGCTCCTGCAGAGACGACGCGCGGGCACGTCAAAACTAATGGTCGTCTTCGTGAGTTGCAGCTACCTGCAAAGATTTAGGGGGCGGAAGGAATCCATCACGGTACTGCGACGGCGCGGGCGATGcggtcggcgaggaggcgcccgagcccgcggcggccgtgcttgggcgcggcggcgtcggcctcgGCGGGCCCGCGCGCGAGCAGCCGCGCGTAGGCGTCGGTGCCGAAGGACAGCACGAacaccgctcccgccgccgcggcagcggaGGGGGCGTCCTGCGGGGTGCCCGTCTCCAGCTGCAGAAGCTGCAGCGTCTCTGTGGCCAGGCGGAGCTGCTGCCCGACGGCGCCCATGCGGAAAATCCCGCGGTCGCCGTACTGCCCGCCGAAGTTGACGCCCCGAGCCGCGGCGGTTGCCGTGCCGTTGAGGGTGTAGAtgaggggcggcggtgggaggccCATCTTGGCCGCGAGGAGGtcgggcaggaggcggcggccggaggggaagaggcacgggccggcggaggagagggagggtgcGGTGAGGTTGAGGGGGAGAATGCTGGACGCGCAGCTCACGGTGGAGTCCCCGAGGACGAAGAGCGCCGTGGCCGGAGAATGAGATGACtcagccgccgcggcggcggcgaagtggATTAGGACGAAGAGGAGGAGCGCCATGCCTGGGACGTTGTGGCGCGAACCGGTCGGTAGCTGGCGTTCGCGGCGAGGTTGAAATGGTGCTGCCAACTGGCAAGTGGGGCCTAGTTCTAGTCTCCTCGGTGCCGAAAGAGAAGGTGTCATATGCGATTATTTGTTTCTCTAGGGGCGCACGTAGTAGAATAGCATGTCTCATGGCATATTTGCATGAACAACCCTGCAACGAAAGGAAAATGGCCTTCGGTGCAGATTGCAGAGCCTGCCGTGCGGGTGGGGATCACTCTCTGAATCGACGCCGACGCTCCTCTCCTCTGACCTCGCCACCTTGCCGACTAaaaggggaggaagagaaagcgcggagactgagGAATTGGGGTCTCAATCGGGCGGTGAACGCTCGCGATTAGCGAGGTAAGCGAATCGCGATCTGATGCAATGCCGCtagttccatttttttttctctaggaGAAATTTCATGCAAACTGGGTTGGTGGAGGCGACCTGTATTCAGGCTTTTCGCAAGATTTCAACGCGACGATCCCCAGCAGCTTCCTAGCTTCCTTCGAGATGATAAGAAGGGTCTAATTTGCAAATTTGATGTCAAGGAGGTTGCCAGTGTTGGGCCAAATAGCTGCGAGTTGGTGAAAATTGCTTCTCGCGTTTTGAGTAGTTGGGCGTAAATTCTATTGCACTTAGGTGTTCTAATTTGTTCAATACCTGGGGTTAAATTTGCTGGTATTGATCTGTTTCTCTATATTTTTAGGTAACTTTCACTATGAATTTGGTTCATCAAATAGTTCTTTACTGGCAACTGCCTAGTTTTGTGTGCCAGCTGTTGAACTTCTAAATTATTGGATTCTTGTTGGCCAAGCctttgtttagttcaccctaactcccaactttgacactatgcaaaaagaagattctctatcacatcaaacttgcggtacatgcatggagtactaaatgtagacgaaattaaaaaataattgcacaattttgttgtactttacgagacgaatcttttgagcctaattagtcaatatttggacaataattcacaaatacaaacgaaacgctacagtgtgctacagtgctgtaataGTAATTTGGcatctccaaactttggcaactaaacaagacccaaAGCATATTGGTTAGGCCCTGTTTAgttcctccaaactcccaactttgacactatgcaaaaagaagattccccatcacattaaatttgcggtacatgcatggagtactaaatgtagacgaaatcaaaaactaattgcacagttttgttgtactttacgagatgaatcttttaagcctaattagtcaatatttggacaataatttacaaatacaaacgaaacgctacagtgtgctacagtgctacaacagtgattttgcatctccaaactttgggcaactaaacaaagGCCTTAGTCTGGTCAGCTGGTCAGCTCTCTACCGGTTCGTTGTTTCCAACGTATATTTTCTGATATTGCTCCATTCTCTCTCAGAGCAGGCATGATTCATACATCCAGTTAGTATGGCCTCAAAAGCTATAAAAAGAAGGCCTTGCAGGACTGAAACTGATAACACAAGTGAAAAACGAATGGAGACAACAATATCAAATCCTGTGACAGAACCTCTTCTAGGAAATGGTCCTCATGAAGATAAATCCAAGGTTAGTAAATTTTCATGAAATGCTTGGGTCTGTGACCAACTTCTAGTTCATGTTTTTTCAGTATGccctttctttttatttgtttgcagAGATACGAGCCTGCTAC
This portion of the Setaria viridis chromosome 7, Setaria_viridis_v4.0, whole genome shotgun sequence genome encodes:
- the LOC117865842 gene encoding GDSL esterase/lipase At5g55050, whose translation is MTPSLSAPRRLELGPTCQLAAPFQPRRERQLPTGSRHNVPGMALLLFVLIHFAAAAAAESSHSPATALFVLGDSTVSCASSILPLNLTAPSLSSAGPCLFPSGRRLLPDLLAAKMGLPPPPLIYTLNGTATAAARGVNFGGQYGDRGIFRMGAVGQQLRLATETLQLLQLETGTPQDAPSAAAAAGAVFVLSFGTDAYARLLARGPAEADAAAPKHGRRGLGRLLADRIARAVAELYEAEVRRVAVIGVAPLGCAPRVMWEAGGGRGCVEEANELIEGYNARLAARLDDLRPQLPGADVVFCDVYKGMMEIISNPRRYGLDETWEACCGVGPFKATVGCLSKEMACGAPERRVWWDLYTPTDAVAALVANWSWSSPPPATGSGSGDSDVMTMMSICSPMSLQQLAAGS
- the LOC117864404 gene encoding protein DETOXIFICATION 21, whose product is MEDKQATDSSRGEEANKVPLLDHHHGGISKAREAEEEDDARLPLGRRAWVENKKLWVVAGPSIFTRFSSFGVTVISQAFIGHIGATELAAYALVSTVLMRFSNGILLGMASALETLCGQSYGAKQYHMLGIYLQRSWIILFASAVALLPVYLFTEPLLVALGQDPKISAVAGVISLWYIPVMLSYVWSFTLQMYLQAQSKNMIITYLAMLNLGLHLALSWLLTVKFKLGLAGVMGSMVIAMWIPVFGQLAFVFCGGCPLTWTGFSSAALTDLGSIIKLSLSSGVMLCLELWYYTILVLLTGYMKNAEIALDALSICLNINGWEMMISLGFLAATGVRVANELGAGSATRAKFAIYNVVITSSLIGFVLFVLFLFFRGSLAYIFTESRAVADAVADLSPLLAFSILLNSVQPVLSGVAVGAGWQSVVAYVNITSYYLIGIPLGAVLGYVVGYHVKGIWIGMLLGTLVQTIVLLFITLKTDWEKQVALAQERLKRWYMDENRRLVGSRGNA